A part of Schistosoma mansoni strain Puerto Rico chromosome W, complete genome genomic DNA contains:
- a CDS encoding putative zinc transporter, translating to MQFTTLVFLVQLWICVSGHGHDHVHSHEPPHYKYSKEANVGYKQNHERETRKDSSEQLWVEVFGAVLLISIAPFIILCLIPDLNKHRGFLKVLLAFAAGGLLGDAFLHLIPHALESGHSNPNHTHEENIKDEHGHKRHSYVGLYVVGGIFAFLCVEKCIRLFRNDHCGGHTHHAVSNVDGENKGKNKKKGEDNKSGAKTKPTDFKVTGYLNLAADFTHNFTDGLAIGGSFLVSRNVGFLTTFTVLLHELPHEIGDYAILIQSGFSSRKAMLLQLVTAVGALLGSSVSLLAARVSIGPIVFDANILPVVTDDIVIGCILPFTAGGFIYIAMTSVLPDLLAANNNTSTTNTPKTRNNGFKSFVQSLLEIISLIGGVAMMAAIGTLE from the exons ATGCAGTTTACAACGTTGGTATTTTTGGTTCAGCTATGGATATGTGTTTCTGGTCATGGTCATGATCATGTTCATAGTCATGAACCACCTCACTATAAGTATTCTAAGGAGGCGAATGTCGG gTACAAGCAGAATCATGAACGGGAAACACGTAAAGATTCCTCTGAGCAACTGTGGGTCGAAGTATTCGGAGCTGTGTTACTCATTAGTATCGCTCCTTTTATCATATTGTGCCTGATACCAGATTTGAACAAACACCGTGGCTTCCTCAAGGTTCTTCTCGCATTTGCAGCTGGCGGTTTACTGGGAGATGCATTTCTTCACTTGATTCCTCATGCACTGGAGAGTGGACATTCTAATCCTAACCACACTCACGAGGAAAATATTAAAGACGAACATGGTCACAAGCGTCACTCCTACGTTGGGCTTTATGTTGTTGGTGGAATTTTCGCGTTCTTGTGTGTCGAAAAATGTATCCGACTTTTTAGAAATGACCATTGTGGAGGGCACACTCATCATGCAGTGTCTAATGTTGATGGTGAAAATAAaggaaagaataagaaaaaaGGGGAAGATAACAAAAGTGGAGCTAAAACTAAAC CTACTGACTTCAAAGTCACTGGATATCTTAACTTGGCAGCAGATTTTACGCACAATTTTACTGATGGGTTAGCTATTG GCGGATCCTTTCTGGTTAGTAGGAATGTTGGTTTTCTGACCACTTTTACAGTTCTGTTACATGAACTTCCACATGAGATCGGAGACTATGCAATACTTATACAATCCGGATTTTCTTCACGTAAA GCTATGCTTCTTCAGTTGGTCACTGCTGTTGGTGCACTTCTGGGTTCATCTGTCAGCTTACTTGCTGCACGTGTTAGTATTGGTCCTATTGTTTTTGATGCTAATATACTACCAGTTGTAACAGAtgatattgttattggttgCATTTTACCATTTACTGCCGGTGGTTTTATCTACATAGCTATGACTTCTGTGTTACCCGACCTGTTGGCAGCTAATAATAACACCAGTACTACTAATACACCAAAAACACGAAACAATGGATTCAAATCATTCGTCCAAAGTTTACTTGAAATAATTTCTTTAATTGGCGGCGTTGCAATGATGGCTGCTATCGGAACATTGGAATAA